From Chryseobacterium camelliae:
AAGTAAGTACTGACGACATCATAGCAGATTTTAAAAATAATATTAAAAAAGTTCTGGTACTCTATGTAGGGTTAAATTTTTTAGTATTTCCCATAGCTGCTATTATCTTTATGTTATCGTATGTTTTAGTACTGATCTTTATAGGATTGATCCTGTTGCTTTTTATTGTACCGACACTCATTAATATCATTAACTTTTTATGCTATGATTATTTCAACAGCAACAAGAGTTTTTTTGAAAGTTTAAGCTATGCTATACGGTCACAGTTTTCTTACCGTAATGGAAGAGAAAACTCCCCGTATTGGAAATATTGGGGTTCAACACTGATTATGGCGATCATCTGCCAGATTTTGATCAGTATTTTTAGCGCTATACCTATGGTCCTGTTTTTTATAAAATTAACCACTACCACTTCCAGTGCTGAATTTGAGCAGAACCCTTTAGGAAGCGGACTGGGCATGCTATTTTTCATGATCTATGGAATATCGCTTATAATGTCTTTACTGCTGATGAATATGCAGTATGTAAATTCTGGCCTGATGTATTATGACAGTAGAACGGATCTGCACCAGCAGAAGGAGCTTGCGGAGATTGAAACCATTGGTACTCATGAATAAAGTTCTGATTGGTTTGATAATTTGTTTTCTATCGGGGTACATTTCTGCTCAGGAACAGGACAGTATGCCTCCGGCTGCGGAGGCCTATGTGGATTCTTTGAATACCGGGCATTACAGGAATATGAACCGTGCAGATTCCATTCTCAGTAAAAATCCTGTAACGGAGAATACGCTCTATCCTAAAAAATTCCGTAATAATATCCCGAAAAGATATAAGGGGGCTGAATTCGATTATTCCACTACAGAACCAAGGGAATCATTCTTACAGAAGCTGCTGAGGAAAATCGACCGTATCCTGCAGGGAATCTTCGGACAGAAGGTTCTTTCGGGCTCTGCCAATACAGCCAGTATCCTGATACGGCTTTTTGCCATTATCCTGGTGGGTCTGCTGCTATATTTCATAATCCGGTATATCCTGGGGAAAAACGGGAATTTTTTCTTCAGTAAGAAAAACCGCAATCTGCACATCAGCCAGGAAGAGCTGCATGAAAATATTCATGAAATCAACTTTCCTGAAAGCATTGCCGGTTTTGAAAGGGCTGGTGATTTCCGCTCGGCAGTAAGGTATCAGTTTCTTTTTGTCCTGAAAAAACTGAGTGATAAAAAACTGGTTGTATGGAATCCCGAAAAGACCAATAAAGATTATGTCTCAGAGCTTAAAGCGCCTCATATCAAGAATGATTTTTTTAATCTTTCGTATATTTTTGACTACGTCTGGTACGGGGAATTCAACATTGATGAGGAAAGCTATATGAAGTTCAAAAAACAATATCAGTCATTTAATCCGTAACCTTATCTCCACATGAATAAAACTTTCAAAATATATGCTGTTGTTTTCATCATTATCATGGTGATCCTGGCATTGTTTGAAGTGAATAAGAAAGAAACAACAGACTGGCGTAAGAACTTTGATGTCAATGAAAAATCACCGTTCGGGCTTTTTGTATTCAGCGAAGAAGCAAATGAGTTGTTTGGAAATGATCTGAAAAAAATAGATGAAACTCCGTACGATTATTACCATGAACATAAAAAGGAGGGGCATAATATCCTGATTATCGAACGAACGGTAGATTCAGAATCATGGAAGTCAATCCTGAACCAGGTCAATGCAGGGTCTGATGCTATGCTGATTGTAAGTGAAATGCCCAAGGAAATATCTGACAGTATAGGTTTTTATGACTCACAGCTGTCTTTTGAAGACCAGAACGTACTGAAACTTACTGATAAGGCTTATCAGAATGACTTTATAAAACTGGACAAGTTTCCTTCCGGAAAAGGTTTTACTTATATAAAACCAGGTGTTGAAGTACTCGGAAAAACCGTTGAAAAGAACAATTCAGATCAGGCTAACTTTATCAAGACAAGATTCGGGAAGGGGAATATTTATGTCCACTCTGAACCACTTTTTTTAACAAATTATTACCTCTTGAAAAAGGGTAATACAAGATATGCGGAAGACGTATTGTCTTATCTCAAAAACCGTGAAACCGTTTGGTTTGTGGAAAGTACTACCGGAGGTCAATCCAGGTTTTTTATGCGGTTTATCTTTTCTAATCCCGCATTGAAATATGCCTGGTGGGTATTTCTGGGCGGAATGCTTTTGTTCATTTTCTTTAATGCAAAAAGGAAACAACGGATCGTGCCGGTAATCGAGCCTTTGAAGAATACTTCTGTTGATTTTATCAGGAGCATTGGGAACCTTTATTTGCAGGAAGGTGATTTTCATGATATGATGGGTAAAAAGGCGCAGTATTTCCTGAATAAAGTACGGATGGACCTTCTGATCGATACCCAGCATCTTGATGAGGAATTTATAAAAAAACTCCAGCTGAAGACCGGGAAACCTTTGGAAATGATTCAGGAAGCAGTTGAGTTGATTAAAAAAGGACAGGATCCTTATGCTGCTGTTATGAGGGAAGATCTCGTAAAAATGAATGCACTTCTGGATAAAATTTTAAAATCATAAATAATATAACAATAGCAGTGAGAATGTATAGCAAGGCATGATGGCTGAACAGATTATACAGACTGCAGAAAAAAATATCATATGGACAATATTGAAAACCTGAATCCGGAACCTGGGCAGCCTGCTCTGCCGGATAACAATGAAAATCAGTTTGAGACAAGGATTGATATGATTGAGCTTCGGGCCAGCCTTGAAAAGGTAAAACATGAAATTTCAAAGGTCATCGTAGGTCAGGAGAATATGATTGAACATCTTTTGGCTGCGCTGTTGTCAAACGGGCATGTACTTATTGAAGGCGTTCCTGGAGTAGCCAAAACCATTACGGCAAAGCTGTTGGCTAGAACGATTGATGTAGGATTCAGCAGAATTCAGTTTACCCCGGATCTTATGCCTTCCGATATTTTGGGGACGTCTGTATTCAACGTAAAAACCTCTGAATTTGAGTTTAAACAAGGACCTGTTTTTTCCAATTTTATCCTGATTGATGAGATCAACAGGTCTCCGGCAAAAACCCAGGCAGCCCTTTTTGAAGTCATGGAAGAGAGGCAGATTACAATGGATGGCATTCGTTATCCGATGGAAGAGCCATTCCTCGTGGTAGCCACGCAGAACCCTATTGAACATGAGGGTACATACAGGCTTCCGGAAGCACAGCTGGACCGTTTCCTGTTTAAAATTAATGTCAGTTATCCGGATCTGAAACAGGAAATTGAAATCATCAGGAATCAGCATGAAAATAAGGCTGAAGACAAGACCGAAGCGGTAAACCGTGTCATTTCAGCCGGGCAGCTGAAAAACTATCAGAAACTCGTAAAGGAAATTATTGTTGAATCCCAGCTGATAGAATATATCGCCAGAATTATTGTTAATACCAGGGAGAATCAGTTCCTGTATCTTGGAGCATCACCTAGAGCCAGTTTGGCATTGCTTACTGCTTCAAAAGCCTTTGCAGCTTTAAGGGGACGGGATTTTGTAACCCCGGAAGACATTAAGGAGGCAAGTTACGCCGTTTTAAGGCATAGGGTTATTGTTTCGCCGGAAAGGGAAATGGAGGGGCTTACGGCCGATGAAATCATCAGGCAGATTTTGGAAGGAATTGAAATTCCGAGATAATTTGGAAGCGGGTTCAAGTTGATCCGGACACTGGAAATCAGGCTGTTGAAGACACTTCCTCCGTTTCGTAATAACCGCATTATTTAGTTTAATTTATGATTTGCAGCCTGCAAGCTGACATCTGAAAAATGAAAAACCTTTATATCAATACACGCTTTTTTTTCGCACTCATCGGAGTGGGCATCCTGTATGTTTTTGCATTTTTCTTTCCGTTTTTAATGTGGTTGGCACATGCTGTCCTTTTACTCAGTTTTCTGGCTGCTATGGTAGAATACCTCTTGCTGTTTAATGAAAAGAACGGAATTTCTGCACAGAGAATCCTTCCGGAAAAATTGTCCAATGGAGATGAAAATCCCGTGAAAGTAGACATCAGGAACAACTATAATTTTACACTTAATGTACGGGTAATTGATGAGATCCCGTTTCAATTCCAGAAAAGGGATTTCCTCATTGAAAAGCAGATTGAGCGTGGCAGGAACAGTTATTTCCAGTATATTCTGGAGCCAAAGGAAAGAGGAGAGTACAGTTTCGGAAACCTGAATATTTATGTTTCTTCCCCGGTAGGCTTTATTTCCAGAAGGTTTACATTCCAGAAAGATGCATTGCTGCCTTCTTATCCGTCATTCATCCACCTCAGGAAGTATGAACTGATGGCTCTGCAAAGTGAGTTTTTGTTGGGCGGGATCAAAAGGATAAGGAAGCTCGGGCACACTATGGAATTTGAGCAGATCAAGGAATATGTTCCCGGGGATGATATCAGGACCATTAACTGGAAAGCCACATCAAAGACCAACCGATTGATGGTCAATCAGTTTCAGGATGAAAAGTCCCAGCGGATATTTATGCTGATTGATACCGGACGAACCATGAAGATGCCGTTTAGAGGACTGAGCCTGCTGGATTATTCTATTAACGCAACTATGGCTCTTTCGCATATTATTCTTAAAAAAGGGGACCGGGCGGGAATGATGACCTTTTCCAAGAAGACGGAAAATAAAATTGCGGCAGACAATAAATCCGGGCAGCTAAGGAAAATTTCAGAGGCATTGTACAACATTAAGACAGACTTTTTTGAAAGTGATTTCAGCCGTCTTTACCAGGACGTAAAATACACGCTGAACCAAAGAAGCCTGATCCTGCTTTTTACCAATTTTGAAACGCTCGATGGCCTGAACCGACAGATGAAATACCTCAGGGGAATTGCCCGGAACCATCTTCTGGTAGTAGTCTTCTTCAAAAATGGGGAAATGCAGACGTTACTGAACGGCAATCCTGAAAGCATGCAGGAAATATACGATGAAATTGTAGCCGAAAAGTTTGAGTTTGAAAAGAAACTTATTATTCAGGAGCTTCGCAAATATGGAATTTATACAGTGTATACTTTGCCTGAAAACCTGAATGTTGATGTCATCAACAAATATCTTGAGATAAAAGCGAGGGGAATTTTGTAATTTTGCCGATAGTACATCAACGGGAAAAAATTCCTCTTCCATTATCTTAAAAAATCAAACAATGAAAATAACACTCAATAGAATTAATGATGACTATTTATTCCAGTGCACCAATGCGCAAGGCAATTCAATCCTTCTGGATAATACAACGCAGCCGGGAGCTAAGGGAGTATCCCCTATGGAAAGCTTGTTAATGGCTGTGGCAGGCTGCAGCGGTATCGATGTGGTTTCCATTCTGAAGAAACAGAGGCAGGAAATTACCGGCTTTACTGCTGAAGTAGAAGGAGAGCGGGTAGTAGTTGAAGATGCAAAGCCTTTTAAATCCATCCTGGTTAAATTCATGCTGGAAGGAACAATTGATCCTAAAAAAGCCCTTAAGGCAGCAGAATTATCATTTGAAAAATACTGTTCGGTTTCCAAAACCCTTGAGCCGAATGTGGATATCAGCTATGAAGTATTTGTAAACGGAGCGAAAGTGTAATGGATCTTTTATAACGATAAAAACAGAACGCGGGCCATGTAATGGCCCGCGTTCTTTACTGTGTATATTGTACAGTTTCCTATTTCTTGATCATTTTTGAGCTTTTTACAGACCCGTCCTTCATGGTTAAAGTCAGGATGTAAACACCGGTTTTCAGATCTCCCAGATGCAGGGTAGAAGCCGGTTTTTCTATGGTTCTCACTGTGATGCCGGAAAGGTCAGTAATGGTTGCTGATCTTACATCATTGGCTTTCTCAATGGTAACCGCATCCACAAATGGGTTAGGATAGGCGATACGCTCTTTGGCAGATGCTTTAACTTCGCTGGTGGCCAATTGTAATGGTTGAAGAGTTACAGTGATTTTAAAAGTATTATTGTCTACTTTATTATAATCTGCACTACATCCTGAACCTCCGTAAGTTCTCCACGCTCTCAGTTCAAAATTAACATTTCCGGTAAGGTTATTGGCTAGTGTAAGCCCTGTTCTATTATAGGAATAAGTTCCTGTAGAACTTCCCGAACCTGATGTTACAGATGTTTCTGTTGTGCTATTGGTTGTACATGCCAGAATACTTCTCTGTTCAGACATGTATCCGTTAGATACAGTTGACATGGTATAAGACACATCGGTCGCCTTAATTTTATAACCTGAAGGAACACTGATGGTGAGAGCTCCAGGACAGGTAGTAGTTGACGTAGCTGTTATAGAAGAACTGCTGGCATACAGAGTATTGATATCCCCTGCGGTATAAGTGGCAGTTATTTGGCCCGGAGTAAACTGTGTCATTACCCAGTAGCTCTGTGTTGACCCGCAATTTGAGCGTACCCAGAAATAATAGGTCTGTCCCGTAGTTAAGTTGTTTAATGTAGCTGAGGTAACACCTGCTGCTGTGCTTCCTGTAATGATAGCAGTTGATGTAGGAGGTGTAGAAGAAGTGCTCAGATAGTACTGGTATCCTGAAGCAGGGGCACTTGAAGGAGCAGTCCAGCTTACTGTCGCGCTATTCATTGTTGTTGTTGAAGTAACATTCGTAGGCATTGGGCAGGAGTTATACACATCAGCCGAAAAAGCAAAAATGTTAGGAATGTTCCCTACAGAAGTACCGGCTGCCGGTCCTACTTTCGTTACTTTAACGCTCTGAATGGTTTTTGATTGATTTGCTGCACTGATGGCCAAAGGAATCTGATAAAGTCTTGGATTGGATGTGTCAGCTTCTAAACCATCTGTCGTCTTTTTAATCCTTCCGATCCCCTGAATGGCAAAATTGCTTCCCCCATACCAGTCTGAAACATTGATCGCAGAAAAAGTCTGTGTAGTGGCATCAGAAAAATTAACCACTACATCTACTGTACTTGCCCCACTTCCGGAGGTAGCCAGCATATACAGGTTTACAGCCGCTTTGGGTGTAGTGAAGGTTAAGGTCCCATTATCACCAACGCTCTGTAATCTCAATGAGTTATTTGCGCTGTAAGAAGCCAGCTGATAGCTTAATCCTGCTGGTGATGCAGCTGCGGAGTTAATCAGTCCATTTGTGGGAAGTCCGTAAGTAAGTGCTGTGCTGGAAGCTGTCAGCTGGAAATCCTTGGAAACGAATGCGTAGTTAACACCATCCACATCGCTGTTGGTAGAAACAGTAGAAGATCCTACACCGTTAGCAATAACATCAGCATTGAAACCGCTTAAGGTTACAGCCTGATATTGTTGTGCATGGGCAGAGGTGAAGGCAAGGCTTGAAAGCGCAATGCCTACAATAGGGAATAGTTTTCCTTTCATAGAAGATTTATTTTTTAAATTATTGTGCTAATTTAGGTATTTATTAAAAATAATTCAATATTATTTTAAAATTAATATTAAAAATTTGCACTATTGATCTTGTTGTTGTTTAGTGTTTATTGTACACTTGTTTAAGGCATAAAAAGAAGCTGGCTTAAATTTTTAAGCCAGCTTTAATATTGATAATATATTTTTAAGTAATTTAAACAGAAAGCCTTGGTTTCAGAAGTTTGGCAACGGTGGCTGTCCATCCTGTCTGATGAGAGGCCCCCACACCTCGGCCATTGTCCCCATGGAAATATTCAAAGAACATGATATAATCTTTGAAATGTTCATCATGATTAAACTTAGTATTGCATCCGTTGAACGGGCGCTGCCCCTGATCATCTTTCAGGAAGATGGAACATAGCCTGTTGCTGATGTTCTGAGCAACTTCGTCAAGGTCTTTTTTCTCTCCGCTTCCTGTTGGGAATTCCACTTTAAGGCTGCTGCCATAATAATAATGGAAACGTTGCAGGCTTTCCACAATAAGGAAATTGATTGGAAACCAGATCGGGCCTCTCCAGTTACTGTTGCCGCCGAACATACGGCTATCGCTTTCCGCAGGAGTATAGTATACTACGTTTTCTGTCCCGTGTACCGAAAAGACAAAAGGTTTTTCTTCATATACTTTGGACATGGCGCGGATTCCATAAGTACTCAGGAATTCCTTTTCATCCAGCATACGGTCGAGAACTTTGGTAAGCCTGTTTTTACGGAGGATGCTCATGAGATGCTTCCTTCCCTGGCCTTCCTCATCCCAATGCGAGACAAGTTTCGTCAGTTCCGGTTTATTCTTCAGTACCCAATCCATCCTTTCCCGGAAATTAGGCATGTTTTCCAGTAATTTATGTTCTATGACTTCTACCGCAAACAGAGGGATAAGTCCTACGATGCTTCTCAGCTTCAGTGAAACGCTTTCCCCGTTTCCAAGCTGCAGCACATCATAGAAAAATCCGTCCTCTTCATTCCATAGCCCTTTAGTACCGTCACCCAGATTTTCCATGGCTTCAGCAATGTAAAGGTAATGCTCAAAAAATTTGATGGCCATGTCTTCGTAAACCTTGTAATACTGGGCAAGCTCCATGGCAATACGCATCATATTCAGTGCGTACATTGCCATCCAGCTGGTTCCGTCCGCCTGCTCAAGATGTTGGCCGTCCTTTAGGACCATATTACGGTCAAAGGCACCGATATTATCCAATCCGAGAAATCCTCCTCCGAAAATATTCTTTCCGTTTTTATCTTTCCGGTTTACCCACCAGGTAAAGTTTAAAAGAAGTTTCTGGAATACTTTTTCAAGAAACAGCAGGTCTGGTTTCCCGTTTTGCTTTTCATCAATTTTAAAAACCCTGAAACAAGACCATGCATGAACAGGAGGATTTACATCACTGAGGTTCCACTCATAGGCAGGAAGCTGCCCGTTTGGATGCATATACCATTCTTTGGTAAGCAGAAGAAGTTGTCCTTTGGCAAATTCAGCATCAATAAGGGCGTATGGCACACAGTGAAAGGCAAGATCCCATGTCGCATACCAGGGATATTCCCATTTATCAGGCATGGAAATGATATCTTTATTATGGAGATGGTTCCATTCGGTATTCCTCACGTAATTGTTGAAGTCCCTCGGGGCATCATAGTTAGGATCTCCTTTGAGCCATTTGCCTACATTGTAATGGTAAAACTGTTTGTTCCAAAGCAGGCCGGCAAAAGCCTGGCGCTGTACATTCCGTTCATCTTTATCTTCTACATCATTTTGGATTTCATGATAGAATTCATCCGCTTCGGCAATTCTCGCTGCGAAAATTTCCTCAAAATCTTGGAAAGGATCATCGAGGTCTTGCGGAGACAGCCTGAAATCAAAGGTCTTGAATTCTCCTGCGTTGATGGTTTCATCCACCAGTAAAGCCGCTTTTGTACCCCTTTTTTCAGGGTTTACAGTAGGAGTTTTATGAATGATGTAATTATTGATTCCATCTTTATAATACTCCTTTTCAGAAGCCTCAATTCCCTGCAGTTTAGGTGTATTGGTTTCATTTTCGCAAAAGACACTTTCTGCATTGATATTTCGGGAATAGATCTTTTTTATGTCTATACTATCATGGTCAACATCGATGCAGCCTTCGTGTGAAGCTGTCATCTGGCCTTTGTAATCATTGTAGCCCCATTTCCAGTTGTTTCTGAACCATGCTGTAGGAATCACGACGATAGGAGCGTCCTGGCCGCTTCTGTTGCATACTGTAACCCTTACGAGGATATCGTGGTAATCAGCCTTACAGTATTCAATGAAAATATCAAAGTATTCATCCTGATCAAACACGCCTGTATCAAAAACCTCATATTCAGGCTGTTTTTTATTTCGTCTCGCATTTTCGGAGAGAATATCGTCATAAGGAAATTCGTTGATGGGATATTTGTATACCATCTTCATATAACTGTGTGTAGGCGTATTATCCAGATAATAAAATATTTCCTTGATATCTTCGCCATGATTGCCCTGGGGGTTGCTCAGCCCAAAAAAGCGCTCTTTGACCATCTTATCCTTTTTGTTCCAGAAAGACAGGGAAAAGCATAAAAGCTGTTTAGTATCGGAGATTCCTGCAATGCCTTCTTCACCCCAGCGATACGCATAGCTTTCGGCATTATTATGGTTGGCAAAGTGCCATGCATTTCCGTTAGGACTATAATCTTCCCTTACATTGCCCCATTGCCGGTTGCTTACATAGGGCCCCCAATTTTTCCAGTTGATATCCTCTAATCTTTGTTTTTCAGCAATCATATGATCATTTTACCTTACGAAGTTAGTTTTTTTGAAA
This genomic window contains:
- a CDS encoding DUF4013 domain-containing protein, with protein sequence MMQFYKKRDFGSFISDTFSFFKHYGRNYFQNYILLNGLLLILMVILIIFGFREFFGVIFGSNISGQSYYFENYFQNNLGLFIVIGIVLLVLSTALMTINFLFPVFYMKRVSEGQEKVSTDDIIADFKNNIKKVLVLYVGLNFLVFPIAAIIFMLSYVLVLIFIGLILLLFIVPTLINIINFLCYDYFNSNKSFFESLSYAIRSQFSYRNGRENSPYWKYWGSTLIMAIICQILISIFSAIPMVLFFIKLTTTTSSAEFEQNPLGSGLGMLFFMIYGISLIMSLLLMNMQYVNSGLMYYDSRTDLHQQKELAEIETIGTHE
- a CDS encoding DUF4129 domain-containing protein, whose protein sequence is MNKVLIGLIICFLSGYISAQEQDSMPPAAEAYVDSLNTGHYRNMNRADSILSKNPVTENTLYPKKFRNNIPKRYKGAEFDYSTTEPRESFLQKLLRKIDRILQGIFGQKVLSGSANTASILIRLFAIILVGLLLYFIIRYILGKNGNFFFSKKNRNLHISQEELHENIHEINFPESIAGFERAGDFRSAVRYQFLFVLKKLSDKKLVVWNPEKTNKDYVSELKAPHIKNDFFNLSYIFDYVWYGEFNIDEESYMKFKKQYQSFNP
- a CDS encoding DUF4350 domain-containing protein; translated protein: MNKTFKIYAVVFIIIMVILALFEVNKKETTDWRKNFDVNEKSPFGLFVFSEEANELFGNDLKKIDETPYDYYHEHKKEGHNILIIERTVDSESWKSILNQVNAGSDAMLIVSEMPKEISDSIGFYDSQLSFEDQNVLKLTDKAYQNDFIKLDKFPSGKGFTYIKPGVEVLGKTVEKNNSDQANFIKTRFGKGNIYVHSEPLFLTNYYLLKKGNTRYAEDVLSYLKNRETVWFVESTTGGQSRFFMRFIFSNPALKYAWWVFLGGMLLFIFFNAKRKQRIVPVIEPLKNTSVDFIRSIGNLYLQEGDFHDMMGKKAQYFLNKVRMDLLIDTQHLDEEFIKKLQLKTGKPLEMIQEAVELIKKGQDPYAAVMREDLVKMNALLDKILKS
- a CDS encoding AAA family ATPase; this encodes MDNIENLNPEPGQPALPDNNENQFETRIDMIELRASLEKVKHEISKVIVGQENMIEHLLAALLSNGHVLIEGVPGVAKTITAKLLARTIDVGFSRIQFTPDLMPSDILGTSVFNVKTSEFEFKQGPVFSNFILIDEINRSPAKTQAALFEVMEERQITMDGIRYPMEEPFLVVATQNPIEHEGTYRLPEAQLDRFLFKINVSYPDLKQEIEIIRNQHENKAEDKTEAVNRVISAGQLKNYQKLVKEIIVESQLIEYIARIIVNTRENQFLYLGASPRASLALLTASKAFAALRGRDFVTPEDIKEASYAVLRHRVIVSPEREMEGLTADEIIRQILEGIEIPR
- a CDS encoding DUF58 domain-containing protein, whose amino-acid sequence is MKNLYINTRFFFALIGVGILYVFAFFFPFLMWLAHAVLLLSFLAAMVEYLLLFNEKNGISAQRILPEKLSNGDENPVKVDIRNNYNFTLNVRVIDEIPFQFQKRDFLIEKQIERGRNSYFQYILEPKERGEYSFGNLNIYVSSPVGFISRRFTFQKDALLPSYPSFIHLRKYELMALQSEFLLGGIKRIRKLGHTMEFEQIKEYVPGDDIRTINWKATSKTNRLMVNQFQDEKSQRIFMLIDTGRTMKMPFRGLSLLDYSINATMALSHIILKKGDRAGMMTFSKKTENKIAADNKSGQLRKISEALYNIKTDFFESDFSRLYQDVKYTLNQRSLILLFTNFETLDGLNRQMKYLRGIARNHLLVVVFFKNGEMQTLLNGNPESMQEIYDEIVAEKFEFEKKLIIQELRKYGIYTVYTLPENLNVDVINKYLEIKARGIL
- a CDS encoding OsmC family protein, yielding MKITLNRINDDYLFQCTNAQGNSILLDNTTQPGAKGVSPMESLLMAVAGCSGIDVVSILKKQRQEITGFTAEVEGERVVVEDAKPFKSILVKFMLEGTIDPKKALKAAELSFEKYCSVSKTLEPNVDISYEVFVNGAKV
- a CDS encoding T9SS type A sorting domain-containing protein, with amino-acid sequence MKGKLFPIVGIALSSLAFTSAHAQQYQAVTLSGFNADVIANGVGSSTVSTNSDVDGVNYAFVSKDFQLTASSTALTYGLPTNGLINSAAASPAGLSYQLASYSANNSLRLQSVGDNGTLTFTTPKAAVNLYMLATSGSGASTVDVVVNFSDATTQTFSAINVSDWYGGSNFAIQGIGRIKKTTDGLEADTSNPRLYQIPLAISAANQSKTIQSVKVTKVGPAAGTSVGNIPNIFAFSADVYNSCPMPTNVTSTTTMNSATVSWTAPSSAPASGYQYYLSTSSTPPTSTAIITGSTAAGVTSATLNNLTTGQTYYFWVRSNCGSTQSYWVMTQFTPGQITATYTAGDINTLYASSSSITATSTTTCPGALTISVPSGYKIKATDVSYTMSTVSNGYMSEQRSILACTTNSTTETSVTSGSGSSTGTYSYNRTGLTLANNLTGNVNFELRAWRTYGGSGCSADYNKVDNNTFKITVTLQPLQLATSEVKASAKERIAYPNPFVDAVTIEKANDVRSATITDLSGITVRTIEKPASTLHLGDLKTGVYILTLTMKDGSVKSSKMIKK
- a CDS encoding MGH1-like glycoside hydrolase domain-containing protein, which translates into the protein MIAEKQRLEDINWKNWGPYVSNRQWGNVREDYSPNGNAWHFANHNNAESYAYRWGEEGIAGISDTKQLLCFSLSFWNKKDKMVKERFFGLSNPQGNHGEDIKEIFYYLDNTPTHSYMKMVYKYPINEFPYDDILSENARRNKKQPEYEVFDTGVFDQDEYFDIFIEYCKADYHDILVRVTVCNRSGQDAPIVVIPTAWFRNNWKWGYNDYKGQMTASHEGCIDVDHDSIDIKKIYSRNINAESVFCENETNTPKLQGIEASEKEYYKDGINNYIIHKTPTVNPEKRGTKAALLVDETINAGEFKTFDFRLSPQDLDDPFQDFEEIFAARIAEADEFYHEIQNDVEDKDERNVQRQAFAGLLWNKQFYHYNVGKWLKGDPNYDAPRDFNNYVRNTEWNHLHNKDIISMPDKWEYPWYATWDLAFHCVPYALIDAEFAKGQLLLLTKEWYMHPNGQLPAYEWNLSDVNPPVHAWSCFRVFKIDEKQNGKPDLLFLEKVFQKLLLNFTWWVNRKDKNGKNIFGGGFLGLDNIGAFDRNMVLKDGQHLEQADGTSWMAMYALNMMRIAMELAQYYKVYEDMAIKFFEHYLYIAEAMENLGDGTKGLWNEEDGFFYDVLQLGNGESVSLKLRSIVGLIPLFAVEVIEHKLLENMPNFRERMDWVLKNKPELTKLVSHWDEEGQGRKHLMSILRKNRLTKVLDRMLDEKEFLSTYGIRAMSKVYEEKPFVFSVHGTENVVYYTPAESDSRMFGGNSNWRGPIWFPINFLIVESLQRFHYYYGSSLKVEFPTGSGEKKDLDEVAQNISNRLCSIFLKDDQGQRPFNGCNTKFNHDEHFKDYIMFFEYFHGDNGRGVGASHQTGWTATVAKLLKPRLSV